The stretch of DNA CGGGTCCGAGACATTCGGGCTCAGAGGGGATCATCTCCATCACCCGAGATGCGCTAAATTCACTGCCCATCATCAGCTTCAAGGGACGGATTCATCTCGTGGATTCGGATGCCGCACTCGAGTCGGCCATTCGCTCGATCAGTCGATCGAAAATACTGGGGTTCGATACTGAAACCAAACCCGTTTTCAAGGTCGGCGTTTCCCACCCGCCTGCTTTGGTGCAACTTGCGGACGAAGGGGAAGCTTGGATCTTTCAGCTCAAAAAGTTGAAGGTCCTAGCGCCTCTCTTTGAACTTTTAAGCGACACTTCCATTATCAAAGCGGGTATCGCCTTGGCTGACGACCTGAAAAAGTTGCGAGAACTGCACCCTTTCCAGCCGGGCGGCTTCGCTGAAATCGGCGATCTAGCGAAAAAGCTGGGCTTCAAGCAAACGGGACTCCGCTCTCTCGCCGGCCTCGTCCTCGGCGTTCGAGTTTCCAAACGGGAACAGCGCTCCAACTGGGCGAGACATCGATTGAAGCCCTCCCAGGTGTCGTATGCAGCGACCGACGCCTGGATCAGCAGGGAATTGTATATCGCCCTCCAAAAGCGACTGAACGGGGATTTGGCGTGCACGAGCTAAAAAGAACCTCCGCATTATTCGTAAATGCCTGTAGAGATCCTTTTTCCCGAGCCTAATCCGGTTGATTTAGTATAACAATTAGCCAGATGGGAAATAGTGCGACCCGGCTGATCAGTGTGCTCGGCAAGATTCGTATAGCATTCCATTGCGCGCGGCACGTCGGATTCGGTCCATGAGTGCGCGACCGATCCCCCTTGATGAAACGGCCTGGCAATAGATCACCTTTGCGCCAGCTCTTTCGCTCGCTCGAAAAAATTCGAATACATGGCGAGCGTAGTCGTCGATATCCCGGCAGCCCTTCACCAGTCGTCCCCCTTTCGGAGGGGATCCGATCCCAATCCATGCCTCGCTATCGGACAATTGTTTCGGGATGCGTGTGCGAATTCTAACGGGAATCGATGGCGCATAATGGCGATGTTTCAGGCCCGGGCTTCGGCCGCGTGCCTTGTCTCGCGCATTCGCAAGCCGAATATGGGGAACAACCGACCGAAGCGACTCAACGGGAATCGCTCCCGACCGCAGCACTACGGGTCTCCGGCCCGTGCAGTCGACGACGGTGGATTCGAGTCCAACTTGTGAAGGAGCCCCTTTCAAAATGCAGTCGACTCGTCCGTCCAGATCCTCGCGAACGGCCTGCCATGTTGTGGGGCTGGGCCGGCCCGAACGGTTTGCCGAAGGCGCCGCGACGGGCGTTCGAGCGGCGCGCAAAAAGGCCAGCGCTTGCGGATGCGAGGGGAATCGGACACCGACGGTTTCAAGACCCGCCGTCACAGCGTAAGGAACGGCCGGATGGCGCGGCAGAATTACCGTCAGCGGACCCGGCCAAAATGCATCCATCAATCGGTTTGCGTGTTCTGGAATCGATGCGGCGACGCGATCGAGCTGCGAGCGGCTCGAAATGTGGACAATCAGAGGATTGTCGGCCGGCCTTCCTTTGGCGGTAAAAATTTTCCCCACCGCGGATGGATTGAAAACATCCGCACCCAGCCCGTAAACGGTTTCCGTAGGAAACGCAACGAGCCCTCCGTCCCGCAAGATTCGGGCGGCCACATTCGGGCTCATGGTGTAACGTGTTTTCAATCGGCGATGATCTCTGGATCAACTAGTGAGCATGATATCATTTGAACCAGTCCCATGCGATCCGTTCCGGTGGGAGCGGAACCTTTTTCAGATATCCAGAAATTTTTATGATGCAGGGAGTTTCTCATGTCATGAATCCGTTGCTGTTGCCTGTGGGTTCTGACGAAGTCGTTTGTTACTACGCGCCTTTTGAAGACCTTTCAGGGGTTAAGGCCATTTTGGGCGCAACGCTGACACCGGGTGAACAGCTTCGTAAAATGCGGTATCGAGAGGGATCCGCCTCAGCCCGATTCGAGTTTTGCCGAGGGGCGCTCCGCGTCATTCTCGCACGGCATTTGGGGCTTTTGCCGAATGAGTTTGAAATCATCGCAAACGAACATGGAAAACCTATGTTGAAGCATGAGAGGGGCCGTGAGCTGCATTTCTCACTCTCCCACTCACGCTCCCACTTCGCGATCGCCCTCGCCCATAGGCCAATCGGCGTCGATGTTGAGGATACAGGACGCGAAGTTGACTGGATGTCCGTCGCCCGCCGTTTTTTCTCCGAGGATGAACACCGCGCTCTGGCAGGGCTGTCGGATGACATCGCCCGCCGTTTGTTTTTCCGCTGGTGGACCGCAAAAGAGGCTGTCGTCAAGGCCGAAGGCTTCAGTCTTGCCGGACGCATCGCGTCCCTCGATCTGAGCAGGTGGATTGAGGACTCGCCCTTTGACGTGCAAGGCAATTCCTCTGTCTTGCGTGTCTGGTCTCATGACAACGGCGGGGCGATTTTCGCGTTGTCCGCGCCGAAAAATCTGGTGCCGAGGTTTAACTACGCCGGTTTGTTGATTTGCGAGCTGGCCCGCCAGTTCAGCATCCGCGCGGAATGTCACAGGAACGTATGATGGCCCTCCGCTCATCCCCCTTACACCCCTGACACGAGTGATTGATGCACGATCTACTATGGGCATTGATCCGCGCCGGGCTTGTTATTGCCGCAGGCTTGTTCCTTCTGTGGCTGTTCCTGGCCCAGCCGACATGGCAGCGCGCCCCGCGAAGCTCGCAACAGGTTGATCCCGGGCGCCTGCGCGCGCACGTTGAATTTTTGTCAAGCGCCTGTCATCCCCGTTCCTGGCGACACGTACAAAACCTTGCCGCCGCGGCGGATTACATAGAATCCACCTTTGAGTCCATCGGTCTGCCGGTCATCCGGCAAGCTGTCGTCGTCGGGGGCGTTTCATACAAGAATATCATCGCGAAGCACCGGCCGGATTCCGGTCCCCGGCTTGTCGTGGGCGCCCACTACGACTCGTGGGAGGACACGCCGGGTGCGGATGACAACGCGAGCGGAGTTGCGGTGCTTCTCGAGGTCGCGCGCCTGACCGCCCAAAACCGCGCAACGACCCACGTGGAATTCGTAGCCTACACCCTGGAAGAGCCGCCGTTTTTCCGGACCGACCAGATGGGCAGCGTGGTGCATGCTGCAGCGCTCGAGACCGACCGAATCCCGACACGCGGCGCGATCGTGTTGGAAATGGTCGGTTACTTTCTCGACGAGCCCGGATCGCAACTATTTCCATTGCCGCTCCTGCGGCTGTTCTACCCATCACGGGGAAACTTTATTGCGGTCGTGGGCCATTGGACCCATGGCACATGGGTAAAAGCCGTCAAATCGAGAATGCGTGGCGCGACCGACCTGCCTGTCTATTCCATTCGAGCGCCTTCATGGATTCCCGGAATTGACATGTCTGACCACCGCAGCTACTGGCCCCACGGCATACCGGCCGTCATGATCACGGACACAGCGTTTTACCGCAATTTTGCCTACCACACCCGCCAGGACACGGCTGAGCGCCTTGATTATTCGAAAATGGCCGATGTGGCTCGCGCGGTGTTTTCGGTCATCCAGAACCTATGACGGCTCGTTGGAGCCGGTGTCAGCCGTGAATTGGCGGATTGGGTCAGCGGCGCCGTCCACGCTCGACGACCTGCAGAAATCTCTCGTAAGCATCATCCCATGGATCGGGATCAGACGGCTCCCACGATCGGGACTCCACCGAGGCGCGAACGAGGTCCCGCGCGACTGATCGGTCGCGGATCCCCTCTTCGGCCATCCACTGGACGAGTGCGTTGCCCATCGCGGTGGCCTCGATGGGTCCGGCGATCACTGGCCGCCGGAGCGCGTCCGCGGCAAATTGGTTGAGCACTGTTTGGTGAACGCCTCCGCCCACCACATGAAGAGCAGGATAGTGTCGGCCGGTCAATTTTTCGAGCTGAGAGAAAACCTCCCGGTAGCGAAGCGCCAGGCTTTCAAAAATGATGCGCGAGAACGCGCCCGGCGATTCCGGCACAGATTGCCCCGTGCGGCGGCAGTAGTCCGCGATCCGCTTCGGCATGTCGCCAGGCGATGCAAAATCCGGGTGGTCCGGATCGATGAATGCGGTGAACGGCTTTTCCGCAAGCGCCATGGCGCGCAGTTCGTCGAAGGAGTATTCCTGGCCGTTCTGCTGCCAGATGCGACGGCACTCCTGAATGAGCCACATGCCGCAGATGTTCTTCAGCAGACGGATCGTGCCCCCAATCCCGCCCTCATTCGTGAAGCCGAACTCGTAGCTGTCATCCGTGATGACCGGCTGGTCGGCCTCGACGCCCATCAGCGACCATGTTCCGGAACTCAGATAAACGAAATCCCTGCCTTCGGCAGGAACGGCTGCCACGGCCGAGGCCGTGTCATGGCTGGCCGTGGCAATCACCTTGATGCCCTTGAGGCCGGTCTCTTCCACGACATCGGGGTGGAGCGGCCCCAGAGGAGTGCCGGGTTGGACCAGTGTTCGGAAGAGACGGCGGTTCAGGCCAATTGCATCCAACAGAGGACGCGACCAACGTCGAGCCCGAGCGTCCAAAAGCTGGCTCGTGCTGGCAATCGTGTATTCGTTCGCCGCTTCACCGGTGAGCCAGAAATTGATCAGGTCCGGCGTGAACAAAAGCCGATCGGCTGCTTCGAGCGCGGGCGATTTTGCCTTCACTTCTGAGGCCAACTGCAGCAACGTGTTGAAAAACATGAACTGGATGCCGGTGATTTCATAAATCCGCCTCAGCGGCATCTTCCGGCCGACCCAGGCCAACATCCCGTTCGTCCTCGAATCCCGGTACTGGTAGGGAATGCCCAGCAAGTCCCCTCGCCGGTCGATCAGCCCGTAATCGACGCCCCACGAATCGACACCCGCACTCACAATCCTCGAACCATACTGCCGCGCCGCCTTTGCCAGCCCGGCTTTGATTTCCGCAAAAAGCCCCACCGTATTCCAGTGGTAATGCCCGTTGATGCGATGACCGCCGTTGGCAAATCGATGAACTTCTTCGACAATCACCTTTCGGCCGCCGATCTCAACAGCCATCACGCGCCCGTTCGAGGCGCCAAGATCAATCGCCAGGAATATGTTGCGTTTTGCCGCTGCCATGACCTGTACTCCGGATTAACAAGCCGCCCGGGCCGAGATACGCGAATTATTAGCCCAGCACACCGCCTAAGCTCAATCGTCTTTTACGAACCCACCTCTGCCACCATCAGACGAATCCCTGCCCCCTGCAACGCCTGCAACCACCTCCCGTCCGTGCCGCTGTCCACGATCACCCGGTCGAAGTCGTTTGGACCTGCGATGAACGACAGCGCCCGTTTGCCGAGCTTGCTGCCATCGACCATCAGGACCCGTTCATCGGCGATTTCCATCATCGTGCGCCGGATCACTGCCTGCTCCTCGTTTGCGTCAAATGCCCCTCGTGCAGGATCAAATGCGCGGCACGACATGAACAACCAGCGCGCGTGAAACCTGCGAAGCGCTGCCAGCGATTCAGATCCCACGAAGGACATGGTCACAGCAGCCAACGTTCCGCCGGGTGAAATCACGCGAATCTGATCGCGTTCACTCAGAGCCAAGGCACTTGCCAGCGAATGGGTGATGACTGTGAGCGGAACATTCGGCAGGCGCCTCGCCAGAAACCAAGCCGTCGAACTGGCATCCAAAAGGATCGTGTCTCCCGGTTCCACGAGGCGGGCCGCCTCTCGCGCGATGGCCTCCTTCTGCGGCACGTTGGCAAGTTCGCGTAGGCCGTGCGGAACGTCCTTCACGTCGGCGAGTACCGCACCGCCATGGCTGCGCACAACGCGCCCCTCCTGTTCCAATTTGTCTAGGTCGCGCCGGATCGTCTCCTCGGTGACGCGGAAGGCCTCGGCCAATTCGGTCACCCGAACACTGCCGCGCTCCGACAATAGATTCAGAATTTCGCGTTGCCGTTCGATCGCCAACAGGGGCCGACGGGTTGTTTCCCTGACATCGGGCTGAATCATATTCTGTTCTTTTCCGATTCGATAAATTTTTATCTTGATATCAAAAATTTTTCCACATATACAAAAAAAATCAAACATCAAATTGTGATCCGCTATGCAGACTCAAATGAGCGACTGGGAATACGGACTCGATCTACTGGACCCTGCCGCGCGCAAACAGGCCCTGTTGCGACTGGAACAGTCCGCCGCATCCATCTGCGATTCGTCTCCCCCCGCATTCCAACCGGGCAATATGCACGCCCACACGTTCCACTCGTTCAATTCCTACGGCTATTCGCCGGCCAGAATCGCACTCCTTGCCAAGCGATTCGGCATGGAGGTGGCCGGGATTGTTGATTTCGACACGCTTGACGGAGCGGATGAATTCCATGAGGTCGGGCGGGCGCTCAACCTGCGGACGGTGGTCAGTCTGGAGACCCGGGTGTTCGTTCCGGAATTTTCAACGCGCGTCATCAACTCGCCGGGCGAGCCCGGGGTCGCGTACCAAATGGCGTGCGGGTTTGTCCGGCGGCCGGAGCCGATGCGGCTCGCCGCATTCCTCAGGGATTTGAAAGAACGATCCGCGCGACGCAACCGCGCCGCCCTCTCGCGCGTGAACGAATTCCTCAGCCCATTGCAAATCGATTATGAGCGCGACGTGCTTCCGTTGACCCCTTCCGGCAACGCAACCGAACGCCACATGGTCCTCGCATTCGCCCGGCGCGCCGCGGAAATTTTTTCCGGCTCCGACCTGGCGGCCTTTTGGACATCCAAACTGGGAACGCCCGTGTCTGAGACCGATCTGCCGGATTCCCCTGCCCTGCTCAACCTCATTCGTTCTCGCACGTTGAAGCAGGGCGGGCCCGGGTACGTCGTTCCCACGACAGACTCCTTCCCGCCACTGGCCGAATTCAATGCCTGGGCGGTGCGCAGCGGGGCCATTCCCACGGTCGCCTGGCTCGACGGCAGCTCGCCGGGGGAACAAGCCATGGACGAATACATGGCTCTCAATGAATCGACCGGAGCCAGCGCATTGAACATTATTCCCGACCGCAACTTCACCCCCGGCGTGCGCGACGACCGACTTCGACGGCTCTACGAGGTTATCGATCTCGCCGTGTCCCGGCACTGGATCGTGATCGCCGGCACCGAGCTGAATAGCTATGGCCAGCGATTCGTGGATCGATTTGATTCGGAGGAACTGCGCCCGCTCGTGGAGGTTTTCCAGAAGGGCGCACGGATTCTCTACGCCCATACGGCGCTCAAGCGGTGGGCGGGCCTCGGCTTCCTCGGGCCGTGGGCGGATCGGCACTTGCCCCGCCGCGAAGATCGCCTTTCGTGGTTTGCCGATATGGGACGCTTGCTTACTCCCGCAAATGAGCACAAACTTGGAAATGTAGGGCCTGCGGATAGCCCGGAAGAAATTCAGAGGCGGATACGAATTGTTTTTCCATAGAATGGAAGCCGTCGGGACCCGTTTTTACAGAGCATGGAAATTTGAGGTGACCCATGATCCTGCCTGATCGTCAACGCGCCGTTCAACTGGTCGGCCCCGACCAACTCGTCCTCAACCCGGACAAGCCGGTGCCCCGCCCAGGACCCCACCAGATTCTGGCAAAGGTCGAAGTCACCGGCCTGTGCTTTTCTGACCTCAAACTGCTCAAGCAGTTCAGCGCACATCCGCGCAAATCCGATGTCGTCACGACCCTGCAGCCGGAAACTCTCCGCGAGATCCCCAGTTATGTCCCGAACGAGGCGCCCACCGTCCCCGGCCATGAGACCGTGGTGCGGATCGTTGCGGTGGGGGACCAAGTGCGAACCGTCAAGCCTGGCGACCGCCGGCTGGTGCAGACGGACTACCGCTGGCTCCGCACGGCCGAATCCTGCGCGGCCTTTGGCTACAACTTCGAGGGCGCGCTGCAGGAATACGTGCTGATGGATGAGCGGGTCATCACGTCGCCGGAGGGCGAGTCCATGCTGCTCCCGGCGTCCGAGCACCTGTCAGCTTCGGCAATTGCGCTGGTGGAGCCGTGGGCCTGCGTTGAGGACTCATACGTCGTTCGCGAGCGGCAGGGCCGAAAGCCGGGCGGTCGGTCGGCGACAATTGATTCGGCGCGGACCACGCGTGTCGATGTGGAATCCTACGAGGACGGCTCGCTGGACGATGTTGTCTTTCTCGGAGCCAACGCCGACCTGCTCGAGGCGCTTTTCCCGAAGATCGCCAAAAACGGCCTTTTGAACATCGTCCAGCGCGGCGAAACCTTCGGCCGGCCCGTCGTCACGCCGGTGGGCCGAATCCACTACGGCGGCGTGCGGATCATCGGCACACGAGGCGCCAATCCTGAGGAAGGCTACGCCGCAATCCCAGCCACCGCGGAAATCCGGCCGGGAGACCGCATCTTGATCGTTGGCGCAGGCGGCCCCATGGGCACAATGCACGTGATTCGCAACATTTGCCAGGGCGTACCCGGAATCACTGTTGTGGGGACCGACATGAGCGATGAACGCCTGACACAGCTCCGCGCGCTGGCGGCGCCGCTCGCGGCGGAACGCGGCGTAGGGTTCGAAGCGAGGCATGCAAAGAATGATCCGCCGGATGGCCCCTTCGATTACATCGCCCTTATGGCGCCGGTTCCGGCCCTCGTGGCGCAGGCCGTCGATCAGGCGGCACGGCGCGCGATTATCAACATATTCGCCGGCATTCCGGCTTCGGTATCACATCCGATCAATTTGGATCGGTACGTCGAACAGCAGGCCTACTTCATCGGCACGAGCGGAAGCACTCTTGAAGACATGCGCATCGTGCTGAAAAAAGTAACTGACGGGTCGCTCGACACCAACCTTTCAGTCGCTGCAGTTAGCGGGCTCGAGGGCGCGATCGACGGAATTCGAGCCGTTGAAAAGCAGTCGATCGCCGGCAAAATCATCGTCTATCCCTCCTGCCGAGGGCTTCCGCTGACCCCCCTGTCCGAGTTGCACCGCCGATTTCCCGATGTCGCGGCCCATCTGCGGGACGGGGCGTGGACGCGTGAAGCGGAAGCGGCGCTGCTGGCCCATTTCCAAGGTTGACCGGAGGTGATCCCATGCCCGTGCTGGAAGGACGCAAAGCTGTTATCACGGGAGCCGCGCAAGGTCTCGGCGCGGCGCTCGCAGAACGTCTCGCGCAAGAAGGTTGCGATGTCGCGCTGTTCGACCTCAAAAAAGATGCCGTTCAGACAACGGCGGCTACCGTCGCTGCGGCGACGGGAAAGCGCACGATCGCTGTCGCTGGCGACATCACGCAGGAGGCAGACGTGGAACGCTTGTTCGCGGAGGCGATGCGCGAATTCAGCCGAGTTGACGTGGTTATCGCGAATGCCGCGATCCTGATTGCCGAACCCATCTGTGAGGCCGATGCGGAAAAATGGCGGGCGGTGATGAACGTCAATTTGTTCGGCCAGTTTCTGACGATGAAATACGCCTGCCGGATCATGCGCGACCAGCGTTCCGGCGTGATCATCCAGATCAATTCCAAATCGGGCAAAAAAGGCAGTGCCGCAAACTCTGCCTACGCGGCCAGCAAATTTGGGGGCATCGGGTTGGTGCAGAGCGTCGCGTTGGAAATGGCGCCCTTTGGAGTGCGCGTCAACGCGGTGTGCCCCGGCAATCTCCTCGAGTCCCCGTTATGGACAGATCCGGAGCGCGGGCTGTTCGTGCAGTATCTGCGCGCGGGTAAGGTCCCGGGCGCGCGCACCATCGAGGACGTTCGCGCTCACTACATCGCCCAGGTCCCGTTGCGCCGGGGATGCCGTTACGAGGATGTCGCGAATGTCGTCGTGTTCCTCGCATCGGACCAGTCCAGCTACATGACCGGCCAGGCGATCAACGTCGACGGCGGACAGGAGATGCGCTGAGCCCCGGACCTATTGGCGCGCAGCCGGCGGAACCAGCCTTTCCTTGCAGCGATCTGCAGCGCCACCCACCCCTGAAGACCATCCGCAGGCCTTGTGGTGTGGATGATATGAGATCGCTCAACGCTTATCTCGCGCTCCTGCGTCCGGGATCCTGGATCAAGAATGTCTTTATTGCGCCCGGTGTTCTCCTGGCTGTTTACTTCGGTGAAGTTTCCGACTCCCGACACCTCGCTCCGGCGGCGATTTTGGCCTTTGTCTGCGCCTGCCTGACCGCATCGAGCAATTACGTCATCAACCAGATCTTCGACGCCGAAGGTGATTCGCATCACCCGGACAAGCGATACCGCCCTCTGCCCTCGGGTAGGATTGCCCGCGGCCGAGCCTGGGTCCTGTGGGCAGCTTTAGGGATGGCGGGCCTTTCCCTTGCCGCGCAGCTCGGACGCAGCGTTTTCGCCTCTTGCGCGTTGCTCTGGCTCATGGGCCTTGCCTACAACGTTCCGCCGGTCCGCTTGAAAGATCTTCCGTACGTCGACGCGCTCGCTGAGTCCATCAACAATCCCATCCGGTTGGCGATCGGATGGTATGCGTTCGGGGCCTCCCGACCGCCGACGTTGTCTGCGCTCCTCTCGTCCTGGATGCTCGGCGCATTCCTGATGACCTCCAAGCGAATCGCCGAATTCCGCCGTCTAGGAAATCCAGCGGCGGAGGCCTATAGAAAGTCATTCCGGTGGTATAGCGAACCTCGGCTGTTAGTGAGCGCCGTTGTTTATGCCGCCCTGTTCGGGATGTTCGCCGGAGTATTTATTTCGCGGTATCGGATGGAGCTGGTTCTGGGCATGCCTTTTGTGGGCCTCGCGATGGCGGCTTACTTCCGCAGCGCCTTTCAACCCAACAGCCCTGCCATGAATCCCGAGAAAATCTGGTCTTCGCCGAGCATTCTAGTCACGTCGTCGATCGCCTTCGTCATCTGTGCGATTCTTCTCTTTCTCGACGTGCCCGAAATCGCGGAGACCTTTGCGCCACAGTTTCCGCTGCGGGCCATTCCATGACGCAACA from Kiritimatiellia bacterium encodes:
- a CDS encoding L-threonylcarbamoyladenylate synthase codes for the protein MAARILRDGGLVAFPTETVYGLGADVFNPSAVGKIFTAKGRPADNPLIVHISSRSQLDRVAASIPEHANRLMDAFWPGPLTVILPRHPAVPYAVTAGLETVGVRFPSHPQALAFLRAARTPVAAPSANRSGRPSPTTWQAVREDLDGRVDCILKGAPSQVGLESTVVDCTGRRPVVLRSGAIPVESLRSVVPHIRLANARDKARGRSPGLKHRHYAPSIPVRIRTRIPKQLSDSEAWIGIGSPPKGGRLVKGCRDIDDYARHVFEFFRASERAGAKVIYCQAVSSRGIGRALMDRIRRAARNGMLYESCRAH
- a CDS encoding UbiA family prenyltransferase; the protein is MRSLNAYLALLRPGSWIKNVFIAPGVLLAVYFGEVSDSRHLAPAAILAFVCACLTASSNYVINQIFDAEGDSHHPDKRYRPLPSGRIARGRAWVLWAALGMAGLSLAAQLGRSVFASCALLWLMGLAYNVPPVRLKDLPYVDALAESINNPIRLAIGWYAFGASRPPTLSALLSSWMLGAFLMTSKRIAEFRRLGNPAAEAYRKSFRWYSEPRLLVSAVVYAALFGMFAGVFISRYRMELVLGMPFVGLAMAAYFRSAFQPNSPAMNPEKIWSSPSILVTSSIAFVICAILLFLDVPEIAETFAPQFPLRAIP
- a CDS encoding 3'-5' exonuclease domain-containing protein 2, encoding MRGAFEQLLLPLGSIAGPRHSGSEGIISITRDALNSLPIISFKGRIHLVDSDAALESAIRSISRSKILGFDTETKPVFKVGVSHPPALVQLADEGEAWIFQLKKLKVLAPLFELLSDTSIIKAGIALADDLKKLRELHPFQPGGFAEIGDLAKKLGFKQTGLRSLAGLVLGVRVSKREQRSNWARHRLKPSQVSYAATDAWISRELYIALQKRLNGDLACTS
- a CDS encoding rhamnulokinase, coding for MAAAKRNIFLAIDLGASNGRVMAVEIGGRKVIVEEVHRFANGGHRINGHYHWNTVGLFAEIKAGLAKAARQYGSRIVSAGVDSWGVDYGLIDRRGDLLGIPYQYRDSRTNGMLAWVGRKMPLRRIYEITGIQFMFFNTLLQLASEVKAKSPALEAADRLLFTPDLINFWLTGEAANEYTIASTSQLLDARARRWSRPLLDAIGLNRRLFRTLVQPGTPLGPLHPDVVEETGLKGIKVIATASHDTASAVAAVPAEGRDFVYLSSGTWSLMGVEADQPVITDDSYEFGFTNEGGIGGTIRLLKNICGMWLIQECRRIWQQNGQEYSFDELRAMALAEKPFTAFIDPDHPDFASPGDMPKRIADYCRRTGQSVPESPGAFSRIIFESLALRYREVFSQLEKLTGRHYPALHVVGGGVHQTVLNQFAADALRRPVIAGPIEATAMGNALVQWMAEEGIRDRSVARDLVRASVESRSWEPSDPDPWDDAYERFLQVVERGRRR
- a CDS encoding SDR family oxidoreductase; this translates as MPVLEGRKAVITGAAQGLGAALAERLAQEGCDVALFDLKKDAVQTTAATVAAATGKRTIAVAGDITQEADVERLFAEAMREFSRVDVVIANAAILIAEPICEADAEKWRAVMNVNLFGQFLTMKYACRIMRDQRSGVIIQINSKSGKKGSAANSAYAASKFGGIGLVQSVALEMAPFGVRVNAVCPGNLLESPLWTDPERGLFVQYLRAGKVPGARTIEDVRAHYIAQVPLRRGCRYEDVANVVVFLASDQSSYMTGQAINVDGGQEMR
- a CDS encoding alcohol dehydrogenase catalytic domain-containing protein, with protein sequence MILPDRQRAVQLVGPDQLVLNPDKPVPRPGPHQILAKVEVTGLCFSDLKLLKQFSAHPRKSDVVTTLQPETLREIPSYVPNEAPTVPGHETVVRIVAVGDQVRTVKPGDRRLVQTDYRWLRTAESCAAFGYNFEGALQEYVLMDERVITSPEGESMLLPASEHLSASAIALVEPWACVEDSYVVRERQGRKPGGRSATIDSARTTRVDVESYEDGSLDDVVFLGANADLLEALFPKIAKNGLLNIVQRGETFGRPVVTPVGRIHYGGVRIIGTRGANPEEGYAAIPATAEIRPGDRILIVGAGGPMGTMHVIRNICQGVPGITVVGTDMSDERLTQLRALAAPLAAERGVGFEARHAKNDPPDGPFDYIALMAPVPALVAQAVDQAARRAIINIFAGIPASVSHPINLDRYVEQQAYFIGTSGSTLEDMRIVLKKVTDGSLDTNLSVAAVSGLEGAIDGIRAVEKQSIAGKIIVYPSCRGLPLTPLSELHRRFPDVAAHLRDGAWTREAEAALLAHFQG
- a CDS encoding DeoR/GlpR family DNA-binding transcription regulator, with translation MIQPDVRETTRRPLLAIERQREILNLLSERGSVRVTELAEAFRVTEETIRRDLDKLEQEGRVVRSHGGAVLADVKDVPHGLRELANVPQKEAIAREAARLVEPGDTILLDASSTAWFLARRLPNVPLTVITHSLASALALSERDQIRVISPGGTLAAVTMSFVGSESLAALRRFHARWLFMSCRAFDPARGAFDANEEQAVIRRTMMEIADERVLMVDGSKLGKRALSFIAGPNDFDRVIVDSGTDGRWLQALQGAGIRLMVAEVGS
- a CDS encoding 4'-phosphopantetheinyl transferase superfamily protein, translated to MNPLLLPVGSDEVVCYYAPFEDLSGVKAILGATLTPGEQLRKMRYREGSASARFEFCRGALRVILARHLGLLPNEFEIIANEHGKPMLKHERGRELHFSLSHSRSHFAIALAHRPIGVDVEDTGREVDWMSVARRFFSEDEHRALAGLSDDIARRLFFRWWTAKEAVVKAEGFSLAGRIASLDLSRWIEDSPFDVQGNSSVLRVWSHDNGGAIFALSAPKNLVPRFNYAGLLICELARQFSIRAECHRNV